One part of the Streptomyces nigra genome encodes these proteins:
- the galE gene encoding UDP-glucose 4-epimerase GalE, with protein sequence MTWLITGGAGYIGAHVARVMTDAGERVLALDDLSAGYPARLPAEVPLVRGSSLDGDLLKQVFAEHEVTGVVHLAARKQVGESVAQPTRYYRENVGGLATLLDAVAEAGIRRLLFSSSAAVYGNPDVDLITERTPCAPVNPYGETKLAGEWLVRAAGQAHGIATVCLRYFNVAGAAAPELADTGVFNIVPMVFDRLTRDEAPRIFGDDYPTPDGTCIRDYIHVADLAEAHLAAVRRLSSADAGGDLTLNIGSGEGVSVRELIEVIGEVTGDRRTPVVEGRRPGDAPRAVASAELAARELGWTARRGVREMVESAWRGWQHHHEG encoded by the coding sequence ATGACATGGCTGATCACAGGCGGGGCCGGCTACATCGGAGCACATGTGGCGCGGGTCATGACGGACGCCGGGGAGCGGGTCCTCGCCCTGGACGACCTCTCGGCCGGGTACCCGGCGCGGCTGCCGGCCGAGGTGCCCCTGGTGCGCGGTTCGTCGCTGGACGGCGACCTGCTCAAGCAGGTCTTCGCCGAGCACGAGGTGACCGGTGTGGTGCATCTCGCGGCCCGTAAGCAGGTCGGAGAGTCCGTGGCGCAGCCCACGCGCTACTACCGGGAGAACGTGGGCGGTCTCGCCACGCTCCTGGACGCGGTGGCGGAGGCCGGGATCCGCAGGCTGCTGTTCTCGTCGTCCGCGGCCGTGTACGGCAACCCCGATGTGGACCTCATCACCGAGCGGACCCCGTGCGCCCCGGTGAACCCGTACGGCGAGACCAAGCTCGCCGGGGAGTGGCTGGTGCGGGCGGCGGGGCAGGCGCACGGCATCGCGACGGTGTGCCTGCGCTACTTCAACGTGGCGGGCGCCGCCGCACCGGAGCTCGCGGACACCGGCGTCTTCAACATCGTGCCCATGGTCTTCGACCGGCTCACCCGCGACGAGGCGCCGCGGATCTTCGGCGACGACTACCCGACGCCGGACGGCACCTGCATCCGGGACTACATCCATGTCGCCGATCTCGCCGAGGCACATCTGGCGGCGGTCCGGCGGCTTTCCTCGGCGGACGCGGGCGGCGATCTCACGCTGAACATCGGCAGCGGCGAGGGGGTCTCCGTGCGGGAGCTGATCGAGGTGATCGGCGAGGTGACCGGCGACCGGCGGACGCCCGTGGTCGAGGGGCGCCGGCCCGGGGACGCGCCGCGCGCGGTGGCCTCGGCCGAGCTGGCCGCCCGGGAGCTCGGGTGGACGGCCCGGCGCGGGGTACGCGAGATGGTCGAGTCGGCGTGGCGGGGCTGGCAGCACCACCACGAGGGCTGA